The proteins below are encoded in one region of Leptospira terpstrae serovar Hualin str. LT 11-33 = ATCC 700639:
- a CDS encoding LA_0442/LA_0875 N-terminal domain-containing protein, with protein sequence MKLTITQFIKFATLLVVLASNLSAENILLKKGGTLQGKVIEQDQYKLKIRKEDGTTVVLNKTDILKVVYKDHLTAAEEDKLRKAEEEKERLKKEKEDAARLKKEQEDAAKLEKELAAKNATAEAEAKRKQEEDAKLAEADRKNLTKTGAAWRSAVLPGWGQWKQGRKVQAFVYPSIIAVGLFFTYDKHRMYLNAKRDYNNLENPYTTNGLIRAAFTPQGTATVSPAEAVVASQLGPFKGQRESVERHYQEMQYIGVATLLVYFWNIFDAYYFHPTGSGLSVDDTRKEKFFMHSSVERVGYHPTAIAGDRGIEHRTQLGYEYTF encoded by the coding sequence TTGAAACTGACTATTACACAATTCATTAAATTCGCAACACTTTTGGTAGTGCTCGCAAGTAACCTATCCGCTGAGAACATCCTTCTCAAAAAAGGGGGAACTCTCCAAGGTAAGGTAATCGAACAAGACCAATATAAGCTAAAAATTCGAAAAGAAGACGGGACTACTGTTGTTCTCAACAAAACCGACATCCTTAAAGTGGTATACAAAGACCACCTAACTGCAGCAGAGGAAGACAAACTCAGAAAAGCAGAAGAAGAAAAAGAAAGGCTTAAAAAAGAAAAAGAAGACGCAGCACGACTCAAAAAAGAGCAAGAAGATGCAGCTAAATTAGAAAAAGAATTAGCTGCAAAAAATGCAACTGCTGAGGCCGAAGCCAAACGCAAACAAGAAGAAGACGCCAAACTCGCAGAAGCCGACCGCAAAAACCTAACAAAAACAGGTGCCGCTTGGCGATCTGCAGTCCTCCCAGGTTGGGGCCAGTGGAAACAAGGTAGAAAGGTACAAGCCTTTGTTTATCCATCGATCATTGCTGTCGGTTTATTTTTCACATACGATAAACATCGAATGTATTTGAATGCGAAACGCGATTACAACAATTTAGAAAATCCTTATACAACAAACGGTTTGATCCGTGCCGCTTTTACCCCACAAGGTACAGCGACTGTGTCTCCTGCAGAAGCAGTGGTGGCAAGCCAACTTGGTCCTTTCAAAGGACAAAGAGAGTCTGTGGAACGCCATTACCAAGAAATGCAATACATCGGTGTGGCAACTCTTCTTGTGTATTTCTGGAATATCTTTGATGCTTACTACTTTCACCCAACAGGTTCTGGACTTAGTGTGGATGATACACGGAAAGAAAAATTCTTTATGCATTCTTCAGTGGAGCGTGTGGGATACCACCCTACTGCAATTGCAGGAGATCGAGGTATCGAACACCGTACTCAATTAGGATATGAATATACTTTCTAA
- a CDS encoding glutamate synthase subunit beta, with translation MGKPTGFLEFKKEYLQKIEPKERVKNYKEFEKPFAETVAKDQGARCMDCGIPFCHGDTGCPVDNLIPEFNDFVYRGRWKEAWENLSKTNNFPEFTGRLCPAPCESACTLGIIEPPVSIKSIERTIIDRAWEEGWVIPQPSVSKSGKKVAVVGSGPAGLAAGQQLARAGHTVTIFEKNDRIGGLLRYGIPDFKMEKRHIDRRMKQMEAEGVTFKTNVNVGVDITAKQLLADFDSVVLACGSEVPRDLPVEGRKSKGVYYAMEFLSKNNKHVAGDAIEIIDAKDKHVIVIGGGDTGSDCVGTSNRHGAKSVTQIELFPEPPKERDSSTPWPLYPKMLRTSTSHEEGVSRKWAVSTMGFKSNEKGEVTAIYGSEVKEENGKFNPVPGTEFEWPADLVFLAMGFVNPVKEGLLADLQKEGLELDGRGNVKADFGTKPGSFATSVPKVYACGDVRRGQSLIVWAISEGRKCADQVHHFLTQEVEG, from the coding sequence GTGGGTAAACCAACAGGATTTTTAGAATTTAAAAAAGAATACCTTCAGAAAATTGAACCGAAGGAAAGAGTTAAGAACTATAAAGAGTTCGAAAAACCTTTCGCTGAGACTGTTGCCAAAGACCAAGGCGCTCGTTGTATGGATTGTGGGATTCCTTTTTGTCATGGTGATACAGGTTGCCCTGTAGATAACCTCATCCCCGAATTCAATGATTTTGTTTATCGAGGTCGCTGGAAAGAGGCTTGGGAAAATCTTTCCAAAACTAACAACTTCCCTGAATTTACAGGAAGGCTTTGCCCTGCTCCCTGTGAGTCCGCTTGTACTTTAGGTATCATTGAACCACCTGTTTCCATTAAGTCGATTGAAAGAACCATCATTGATCGTGCTTGGGAAGAAGGATGGGTCATCCCGCAACCTTCTGTTTCCAAGTCGGGTAAAAAAGTTGCTGTAGTTGGTTCTGGACCAGCAGGTCTTGCTGCAGGACAACAGTTAGCTCGTGCAGGACATACCGTAACTATCTTTGAAAAAAATGATCGTATAGGTGGCCTACTCCGCTATGGAATTCCAGACTTCAAAATGGAAAAACGTCACATTGACCGACGAATGAAACAAATGGAAGCAGAAGGTGTTACTTTCAAAACCAATGTAAACGTTGGCGTAGACATTACCGCCAAGCAATTATTAGCTGATTTTGATTCCGTGGTTCTCGCTTGTGGATCGGAAGTTCCAAGAGACCTACCTGTCGAAGGTAGAAAGAGCAAGGGTGTTTACTATGCTATGGAGTTTTTGTCCAAAAACAACAAACATGTAGCAGGTGATGCAATCGAGATTATCGATGCAAAAGACAAACATGTCATTGTAATTGGTGGTGGAGATACAGGTTCTGATTGTGTGGGAACATCCAACAGGCATGGTGCAAAATCAGTTACTCAAATTGAACTTTTTCCAGAACCGCCAAAAGAGAGAGATTCCTCCACTCCTTGGCCACTCTACCCTAAAATGCTTCGAACTTCCACCTCACATGAAGAAGGTGTCAGTCGAAAATGGGCCGTTTCTACAATGGGTTTTAAATCCAATGAAAAAGGCGAAGTCACTGCGATTTACGGATCGGAAGTAAAAGAAGAAAACGGGAAATTCAATCCAGTTCCTGGAACTGAATTTGAATGGCCTGCGGATTTAGTATTCTTAGCGATGGGATTTGTGAATCCCGTCAAAGAGGGTTTACTCGCAGATTTGCAAAAAGAAGGACTAGAACTTGATGGTAGGGGGAATGTAAAGGCAGATTTCGGAACAAAACCGGGATCTTTTGCAACTTCTGTACCGAAAGTGTACGCTTGCGGCGACGTAAGACGGGGGCAATCCCTCATTGTATGGGCCATTTCCGAAGGAAGGAAGTGTGCTGACCAAGTACACCACTTCCTAACGCAAGAAGTAGAGGGATAA
- the gltB gene encoding glutamate synthase large subunit, which translates to MSKSNQPPILPPLGPQAQGMYDPAMDKDSCGVGFIANYKGKRSRDIVDKGIRLMCNLEHRGAEGADPKTGDGAGIMINIPDAFFRKNLPFTLPKEGDYAVGFLFLPQNTEVRTAVENVIEKIIVDEGEEFLGFRDVPVNKEYAGVVASKTIPVFKQVFIGKKSKKIKTSDDFERKLFLIRRLIDRRIRSEMKLDRSQYYVPSFSSRTIVYKGMLLGDQVKKFYEDLKSPDLTSAFCLTHTRFSTNTFPTWDLAHPYRQIAHNGEINTLRGNMNWMAARQMVMQSPLYGDELRRMLPIVMEGQSDTATFDTVLELLVMGGRSLPHSVMMMIPEAWSKNKAMDADRRAFYEYHATFMEPWDGPAAIAFTDGRIIGATLDRNGLRPARFVVTKDDEVIMSSEAGVLNLPPEEILVQDRLRPGRMLLIDMEKGQILDDEEIKKQIATQKPYRKWVEDNMIRLGSLPDPENVKQPQHETILERQRAFGYTHEDVFTIIKPMGVSGEEPIGSMGVDSSLAVLSEKPQPLFRYFKQNFAQVTNPPIDPIREELVMELTTYIGPEGNLLSEEPEHAHRLELEHPILTNEDFEKIKQISEGHFKAKTFEILFDPSKKHDMRNSLDRVCADAAKAVREQGVNLIILTDHGVGEKKAAIPSLLAVAGLHHYLIREGLRTKAGIVLESGEPREVAHFALLCGYGANAINPYLAFETIADLSQQGLLPEVPNYKDAKKKYIKSIGKGLFKVFSKMGISTLQSYCGAQIFEAVGLDSELVNTYFAGTQSRIEGLSLEMLEEETVRRHKAAYDPTFFPNNLEPGGVHYYRKNGDSHLYTPITVHKLQKATQDNDYKTFKEFSSLIDNQNEKAITLRSLFHLDFEGSKAIPIEEVESVKSILKRFQTGAMSHGSISWEAHTTLAIAMNRIGAKSNTGEGGEDPVRFKTLPNGDSMRSAIKQVASARFGVTMEYLTNADDIQIKMAQGAKPGEGGQLPGHKVDKYIGWLRYSTPGVTLISPPPHHDIYSIEDLKQLIFDLKNSNPRARVSVKLVSESGVGTVAAGVAKAHADHILIAGHEGGTGASPISSIHHAGTPWELGLSETHQTLVANGLRDRVYLAVDGKLLTGKDVVVGALLGAEEFGFSTSALVSVGCIMMRKCHLNTCPVGVATQDEFLRSKFTGKPEYVVNFMTFVAEEVREIMAKLGFRTFEEMIGQVEKIKFKRPHHHWKARGLDFTKVLHRPTPVFPTGLFRTKEQNHHLDEQIDNELIRKSLPAIDHKQPVKIKTSIVNLNRSVGTMLSHEVTKKYGVDGLSEDTIDIEFTGTAGQSFGAFVTKGMTLRLVGEGNDYVGKGLCGGKLIFQTPKTAPYKAEENIVIGNTCFIGATSGNAYVNGIAGERFCVRNSGAHVIVEGTGDHGCEYMTGGRVVILGDIGRNFAAGMSGGIAYLWDPKTNKEALINKEMVDLDPLTDASEIAEVKKMVEDHKTYTGSKRAEEVLAKWDIVVKEMIKVIPRDYKKALEKMAEENASGKQNKEGVTARG; encoded by the coding sequence ATGTCAAAATCTAACCAACCACCCATCCTTCCGCCGCTCGGCCCACAGGCCCAAGGTATGTATGATCCTGCCATGGACAAAGATTCCTGTGGTGTTGGTTTTATCGCAAATTATAAAGGCAAACGTTCCCGCGACATCGTTGACAAAGGGATCCGCCTGATGTGTAACCTCGAACACCGAGGGGCAGAGGGAGCTGATCCAAAAACCGGAGACGGTGCCGGGATCATGATCAACATTCCCGATGCATTTTTTAGAAAGAATCTTCCCTTCACCCTCCCCAAAGAAGGTGATTATGCTGTTGGATTTCTTTTCCTACCGCAAAACACAGAAGTGAGAACCGCTGTTGAAAACGTGATTGAAAAAATCATCGTTGACGAAGGGGAAGAATTTCTTGGATTCCGAGATGTTCCAGTAAACAAGGAATATGCGGGAGTAGTTGCTTCCAAAACAATTCCTGTATTCAAACAAGTATTCATTGGTAAAAAATCCAAAAAAATCAAAACTTCGGACGATTTCGAAAGAAAACTGTTTCTCATCCGTCGCCTGATAGACAGACGAATCCGTTCGGAAATGAAATTGGATCGTTCACAGTACTACGTTCCTAGTTTTTCCTCACGTACTATCGTATACAAAGGGATGTTACTCGGTGACCAAGTTAAAAAATTCTACGAAGATTTAAAATCCCCTGATTTAACTTCTGCCTTTTGTTTGACTCATACAAGATTTTCGACTAACACCTTCCCTACTTGGGATTTGGCTCACCCTTATCGCCAGATTGCTCACAATGGTGAAATCAATACACTTCGTGGGAACATGAACTGGATGGCTGCTCGCCAAATGGTAATGCAATCACCACTCTATGGGGATGAACTACGTCGAATGCTTCCGATAGTTATGGAAGGTCAGTCTGATACTGCTACTTTTGATACAGTTCTAGAATTATTAGTCATGGGAGGTAGGTCTTTACCTCACTCTGTGATGATGATGATTCCGGAAGCTTGGTCCAAAAACAAAGCTATGGATGCCGACAGACGCGCGTTCTACGAATACCATGCCACTTTTATGGAACCTTGGGATGGACCTGCTGCCATTGCTTTTACTGATGGTCGAATCATCGGTGCCACTCTCGATAGAAATGGACTCCGTCCCGCAAGATTCGTAGTCACTAAAGATGATGAAGTGATCATGTCTTCGGAAGCAGGAGTTCTCAACTTACCACCAGAAGAAATTTTAGTCCAAGACCGTCTTCGTCCAGGCAGAATGCTTCTCATCGATATGGAAAAAGGACAAATCCTTGACGATGAAGAAATCAAAAAACAAATCGCTACTCAAAAACCATATCGTAAATGGGTAGAAGACAATATGATTCGTTTGGGATCATTGCCTGATCCTGAGAACGTAAAACAGCCGCAACACGAAACCATTTTAGAACGTCAAAGAGCATTTGGTTACACTCATGAAGATGTGTTTACCATCATCAAACCGATGGGAGTTTCTGGAGAAGAACCAATTGGCTCTATGGGTGTGGACTCCTCTTTAGCTGTACTCAGTGAAAAACCACAACCTCTATTCCGTTACTTCAAACAAAACTTTGCCCAAGTTACAAACCCACCTATCGATCCAATCCGTGAAGAATTGGTGATGGAACTTACCACATACATTGGGCCAGAAGGGAACCTACTCTCCGAAGAACCGGAACATGCCCACCGTTTGGAGTTGGAACATCCTATTCTCACCAACGAAGATTTTGAAAAGATCAAACAAATCAGTGAAGGGCATTTTAAGGCCAAAACTTTTGAAATCCTTTTTGATCCATCCAAAAAACATGATATGAGAAACTCACTGGATCGTGTTTGTGCCGATGCGGCAAAAGCAGTTCGGGAACAAGGGGTGAACCTCATCATCTTAACTGACCATGGTGTGGGTGAAAAAAAGGCAGCAATTCCTTCCCTACTTGCAGTAGCAGGACTTCATCACTATTTGATCCGAGAGGGACTCAGAACAAAAGCTGGGATCGTATTAGAATCTGGGGAACCGAGAGAAGTCGCGCACTTTGCTTTGTTATGCGGTTATGGTGCCAACGCCATCAATCCATACCTTGCTTTTGAAACCATTGCCGATTTATCGCAACAAGGATTACTTCCAGAAGTTCCTAATTACAAAGATGCCAAAAAGAAATACATAAAATCCATTGGAAAAGGACTTTTCAAAGTGTTCTCCAAAATGGGGATTTCCACATTACAATCGTATTGTGGTGCCCAAATTTTTGAGGCGGTTGGTCTTGATTCTGAGTTAGTCAACACTTACTTTGCGGGAACCCAATCAAGAATTGAAGGTCTTTCTCTGGAGATGTTGGAAGAAGAAACCGTTCGTCGCCACAAAGCTGCTTATGATCCAACCTTCTTCCCAAATAACTTGGAGCCAGGTGGTGTTCATTATTACCGTAAAAATGGCGATAGCCATCTTTATACTCCGATTACTGTACATAAACTCCAGAAAGCAACACAAGATAACGACTACAAAACTTTTAAAGAGTTTTCTAGCCTCATTGATAACCAGAACGAAAAGGCAATCACTCTTAGAAGTTTATTCCATCTCGACTTTGAAGGATCCAAAGCAATCCCGATTGAAGAAGTGGAATCAGTGAAGTCCATTCTCAAACGTTTCCAAACGGGAGCGATGAGCCATGGATCTATTTCTTGGGAAGCACATACTACTCTTGCAATCGCAATGAACCGAATTGGTGCAAAATCCAATACGGGAGAAGGTGGAGAAGATCCTGTCAGGTTCAAAACTCTTCCGAATGGGGATAGCATGCGTTCGGCGATCAAACAAGTGGCATCAGCTAGATTTGGTGTGACAATGGAATACCTAACCAATGCCGATGATATTCAAATCAAAATGGCACAGGGCGCAAAACCAGGAGAAGGTGGACAACTTCCAGGGCACAAAGTAGACAAATACATTGGATGGCTCCGATACTCTACCCCTGGTGTGACACTGATCTCCCCTCCTCCTCACCATGATATTTATTCGATTGAGGATTTAAAACAGCTCATCTTCGATTTAAAAAACTCAAATCCTAGAGCAAGAGTTTCAGTAAAATTAGTTTCTGAATCGGGTGTAGGAACTGTTGCAGCAGGTGTTGCGAAAGCTCATGCGGATCATATCCTGATTGCTGGACATGAAGGGGGAACAGGAGCAAGTCCTATCTCTTCCATCCATCATGCAGGAACTCCTTGGGAACTCGGACTTTCAGAAACTCACCAAACTCTTGTCGCCAATGGACTTCGTGACCGGGTCTATCTCGCTGTCGATGGAAAACTCCTTACCGGAAAAGATGTGGTAGTGGGTGCCCTACTTGGAGCTGAAGAATTTGGATTCTCTACTTCTGCTCTAGTATCCGTAGGTTGTATCATGATGCGTAAATGCCACTTGAATACATGCCCTGTGGGGGTTGCGACTCAAGATGAATTCTTAAGAAGTAAATTTACCGGCAAACCAGAGTATGTTGTAAACTTTATGACTTTCGTTGCAGAAGAAGTGCGCGAGATCATGGCGAAACTTGGATTTAGAACTTTCGAAGAGATGATTGGCCAAGTGGAAAAAATTAAGTTCAAACGACCTCACCACCATTGGAAGGCACGCGGACTAGATTTTACAAAAGTCCTCCATAGGCCAACTCCTGTCTTCCCTACGGGACTCTTCCGTACGAAAGAGCAGAACCACCATTTGGATGAACAAATCGACAACGAACTGATTCGTAAATCACTTCCAGCGATTGACCACAAACAACCGGTCAAAATCAAAACATCCATTGTGAACCTAAATCGTTCCGTAGGAACAATGCTCAGCCACGAAGTAACAAAAAAATATGGAGTGGATGGTCTTTCTGAAGATACGATCGATATCGAATTCACAGGAACCGCAGGACAATCGTTTGGTGCATTTGTTACCAAAGGGATGACACTTCGTTTGGTTGGGGAAGGAAACGACTATGTTGGGAAAGGTCTTTGTGGCGGAAAACTCATCTTCCAAACTCCAAAAACAGCTCCTTATAAAGCAGAAGAAAATATCGTGATCGGTAACACTTGTTTTATTGGAGCGACCAGCGGAAATGCTTATGTCAATGGAATTGCTGGGGAAAGATTCTGTGTTCGTAACTCAGGGGCCCATGTCATTGTCGAAGGAACGGGTGACCATGGTTGTGAATATATGACCGGTGGGCGAGTCGTCATCCTCGGAGACATTGGACGAAACTTTGCTGCGGGTATGTCTGGTGGGATTGCTTACCTTTGGGATCCAAAGACAAACAAAGAAGCTCTCATCAACAAAGAAATGGTCGACTTAGATCCGTTAACTGATGCATCCGAAATTGCCGAAGTGAAAAAGATGGTAGAAGATCATAAAACATACACAGGTTCCAAACGAGCAGAAGAAGTTCTCGCGAAATGGGACATCGTTGTCAAAGAAATGATCAAAGTGATTCCGAGAGATTATAAAAAAGCTCTAGAAAAAATGGCCGAAGAAAATGCATCGGGAAAACAAAACAAAGAGGGGGTAACAGCTCGTGGGTAA
- a CDS encoding shikimate kinase: MNIIFIGARGAGKSKVSRTLSKKTEFPVVSTDSIAVYEAGGVPIPQFVEKSGWKLFRELEYSILQKLQGADGIILDCGGGILFDLDAAGNEVPSQRKLDLLRSIGRIVYLERGLEELVEKVKGDSTRPDLSKETSYRSILEKRLPVYQEAAHFKLNLSKLSKEEATEHILDWLGIKSK; this comes from the coding sequence ATGAACATTATCTTTATTGGCGCAAGAGGCGCTGGAAAATCCAAAGTCTCTCGCACATTGTCCAAAAAAACCGAATTCCCCGTTGTTTCCACAGACTCTATTGCAGTGTATGAAGCAGGCGGTGTTCCGATTCCCCAATTTGTGGAGAAATCAGGCTGGAAGTTATTCAGAGAATTAGAATATTCCATTTTGCAAAAACTACAAGGTGCCGATGGGATCATTCTTGATTGCGGTGGTGGGATTCTATTTGATTTGGACGCGGCCGGAAACGAAGTCCCTAGCCAAAGAAAATTGGACTTACTCCGTAGTATAGGAAGGATCGTGTATTTGGAACGAGGGTTGGAAGAACTCGTGGAAAAAGTAAAAGGAGATTCAACAAGACCCGACCTTTCCAAAGAAACTTCCTACCGTTCCATTCTAGAAAAAAGACTACCTGTCTACCAAGAAGCAGCTCATTTTAAACTGAATCTTTCGAAACTCTCCAAAGAGGAAGCCACCGAACACATCTTAGATTGGCTAGGAATTAAATCTAAATAA
- a CDS encoding HDOD domain-containing protein, producing the protein MLKSKVDEVLQDVNKLPAISSVVSKVLEKLQKPDVNIADLAQEISKDPAITANVIKLSNSAYYRASKPIRTVQEALMTLGIKTVKEIVLLTAAKGILSQDLNSYQLEAAQLWTSSLLVAELSSKIVQHKKLKIDKDLAFTSGLLCSVGKIVLAQFFSPVMMQIKADLKDNQEPFPTLEKKYFGYTHMEVSENLLKRWNFPQELTDVVANYLTPENSKNNPILTSVVHIASILIVVSGIGIDIGGESVPISPFALSQTGVTEADIETYFVHIPDLQAGLADLLNV; encoded by the coding sequence ATGCTAAAATCAAAGGTTGATGAAGTATTACAAGACGTAAATAAACTACCTGCCATTTCGTCGGTTGTGTCAAAGGTTTTGGAAAAACTCCAAAAACCCGACGTAAATATTGCAGACCTTGCACAGGAAATTTCGAAAGACCCAGCAATCACTGCAAATGTAATTAAACTTTCTAATTCTGCATACTACAGGGCTTCCAAACCCATCCGCACAGTCCAAGAAGCCCTTATGACACTTGGAATCAAAACGGTTAAAGAAATTGTGCTTCTCACTGCTGCCAAAGGAATCCTTTCTCAAGACTTAAATAGCTACCAATTGGAAGCAGCTCAGCTCTGGACTTCTTCTTTGCTTGTGGCAGAGCTCTCAAGTAAAATCGTACAACACAAAAAACTCAAAATCGACAAAGACCTAGCCTTCACCTCTGGCCTACTTTGTAGTGTGGGTAAAATTGTTCTCGCGCAGTTCTTTAGTCCAGTCATGATGCAAATCAAAGCTGACCTAAAAGACAACCAAGAACCTTTCCCTACGTTAGAAAAAAAGTATTTTGGATACACACATATGGAAGTGTCTGAGAATCTTTTGAAACGTTGGAACTTCCCGCAGGAATTGACTGATGTCGTGGCAAACTACCTCACACCAGAAAATTCAAAAAACAATCCTATTCTCACCTCTGTTGTTCATATTGCGAGTATCCTTATTGTCGTTTCCGGAATTGGAATTGATATTGGTGGAGAGTCTGTTCCCATTTCTCCTTTTGCTCTCAGCCAAACGGGTGTTACGGAAGCTGATATTGAAACTTATTTTGTCCATATTCCGGATTTACAAGCCGGCCTTGCTGATTTGTTAAACGTATAG
- a CDS encoding chemotaxis protein CheD has translation MSIKSKIINVGIADIKVGKDTDVLRTTLGSCIGIVLYDPEQKVGAISHIMLAKDPTGKDATKFPHKYGETALPILIAMMKQQGSNIGQYSCRMFGGASMFKGINSQFLQNIGEQNIAIVKKFMEENKIPVIVEDVAGNEGRTISLYCDDGRVLLKKAGMEKYLYKVR, from the coding sequence ATGTCTATTAAATCCAAAATCATCAATGTGGGTATTGCCGACATCAAGGTCGGAAAAGATACGGATGTGCTCCGAACTACATTGGGTTCGTGCATAGGAATCGTTCTGTATGATCCTGAACAAAAGGTGGGGGCTATTTCCCACATCATGCTTGCCAAAGATCCTACAGGAAAGGATGCCACCAAGTTTCCGCATAAATACGGAGAAACTGCCCTACCCATCCTCATCGCAATGATGAAACAACAAGGATCCAACATTGGACAATACTCTTGTCGTATGTTTGGTGGTGCCTCCATGTTTAAGGGAATTAATTCCCAATTTTTGCAAAACATTGGGGAACAGAATATCGCTATTGTCAAAAAATTTATGGAAGAGAATAAAATCCCTGTCATTGTGGAAGATGTGGCCGGGAATGAAGGAAGAACTATCAGTCTTTACTGCGACGACGGACGTGTTTTGTTAAAAAAAGCTGGTATGGAAAAATACCTTTATAAGGTGCGTTAG
- a CDS encoding TraB/GumN family protein, with protein MRSIKKSTPPRKSAKKGFKTTEPYLFQTIGKTEVHILGTAHVSKQSVDEVEKMIRTLKPDVICVELCESRMKSVEDPDYLKKLDIFKVFKERKMWLLLSSLILSSFQKKIGNKDIKPGDEMRKAITMARSLKKPVVAVDREIQTTLKRSWGNVGFFSKMYLFSALLASLLVKEDVSDDKIEEMKSDDILKDLFSQIPKKYESVKHVIIDERDVYLAEKIRQAADGKSAKKILAVVGAGHLAGIQRNIHTANDLSVLDEVPKRNWWDNISIILYPVFFAGLIGYTTWSQGGEAGMDLFSKLIYIKGGLAALGALIAWAHPISILLAFITAPIGTFIPIFKAGWVSALSESYLRKPLVEDFEHIAEDSETFVGFWKNRVLHIFLVFFLPQFGSTIGTIIVAGKGLKNLF; from the coding sequence ATGCGTTCAATCAAAAAATCAACTCCCCCAAGAAAATCTGCCAAAAAAGGTTTCAAAACAACAGAACCTTATCTCTTCCAAACCATCGGAAAAACGGAAGTCCACATTTTGGGAACGGCACATGTTTCCAAACAAAGTGTAGATGAAGTCGAAAAAATGATCCGAACTTTAAAACCCGATGTCATTTGTGTCGAGTTGTGTGAGTCTCGAATGAAGTCTGTGGAAGATCCGGACTATTTAAAAAAATTAGATATATTCAAAGTTTTTAAAGAACGAAAGATGTGGTTGCTTTTATCCAGCCTCATCCTTTCCTCATTTCAGAAAAAAATCGGCAATAAAGACATCAAACCGGGTGATGAAATGCGTAAGGCAATCACGATGGCCAGGTCTTTAAAAAAACCAGTGGTCGCTGTGGATAGAGAAATCCAAACCACATTGAAAAGGTCTTGGGGGAATGTTGGATTTTTCTCTAAAATGTATCTCTTCAGTGCTCTCCTTGCATCTCTTTTGGTAAAAGAGGATGTTTCGGATGATAAAATCGAAGAGATGAAATCGGATGACATACTCAAAGACTTATTCTCTCAAATTCCAAAAAAATATGAATCCGTAAAACATGTCATCATTGATGAAAGAGATGTGTATTTGGCTGAAAAAATTCGCCAAGCAGCCGATGGTAAATCAGCGAAAAAGATTTTGGCGGTTGTGGGTGCAGGGCATTTGGCTGGAATCCAAAGAAATATTCATACAGCGAACGACTTATCTGTGTTAGATGAAGTTCCTAAACGCAATTGGTGGGATAATATTAGTATCATTCTATACCCTGTATTTTTTGCAGGTCTTATTGGTTACACCACTTGGAGCCAAGGTGGAGAAGCCGGTATGGATTTATTTTCCAAACTCATTTATATCAAAGGGGGACTTGCAGCCCTAGGTGCCCTCATTGCCTGGGCTCATCCTATTTCCATCCTTCTTGCTTTTATCACAGCTCCCATTGGAACTTTTATTCCTATTTTCAAAGCAGGTTGGGTGAGTGCACTTTCTGAATCGTATTTGCGTAAACCTTTAGTGGAAGACTTCGAACACATTGCAGAAGATTCAGAAACCTTTGTTGGTTTTTGGAAAAACCGTGTCCTTCATATCTTTCTTGTTTTTTTCCTCCCCCAATTTGGATCTACCATCGGAACCATTATTGTTGCTGGAAAAGGCTTGAAGAATTTATTTTAG
- a CDS encoding four-helix bundle copper-binding protein produces the protein MNRKELLQKAGLAVAVSGILSTLSAEDHDHSTMAMPTAGKSKYSKAMMAALHCQLSAEVCLSHCLTELGKGEKSLAACATSTREVISLCDSFVKLASQSSAYTKKLANLCIEVCEACAKECDKHANHHTVCKECRDSCLACIKELKKV, from the coding sequence ATGAATCGCAAAGAATTATTACAAAAAGCAGGATTGGCAGTTGCTGTTTCCGGAATTTTATCTACACTTTCCGCAGAAGACCATGACCATTCTACGATGGCAATGCCCACAGCAGGAAAATCAAAGTATTCCAAAGCTATGATGGCGGCACTTCACTGCCAACTTTCTGCTGAGGTTTGTCTCAGCCATTGCCTCACAGAACTTGGAAAAGGGGAAAAGTCATTGGCTGCCTGTGCTACTAGTACAAGAGAAGTCATTAGTTTATGTGATTCCTTTGTGAAATTAGCAAGCCAGTCTTCAGCTTACACAAAGAAGTTAGCAAACTTATGTATTGAGGTTTGTGAAGCTTGTGCAAAGGAATGTGATAAACATGCCAACCACCATACGGTATGTAAAGAATGCAGAGACAGCTGTCTTGCTTGCATAAAAGAATTAAAAAAAGTCTAA